Genomic segment of Bacteroidota bacterium:
ACCGTTAAAGCAAGCATTAATGGCATACCATAAAGCGGCGGCTCAGGTGTTCGAGGATGAACAAGAACGAGCAAGGGCGTTAATAGAAAAAGCGGATGCTATAATTCCTGGGCATGAGACCTTATTGTTCTTTAAGTATCTCCAGCGAGACATTGGCGGCGCTGTCTTGATATGTGATCTTGCAATTGAAGCAGGAAAAGATGTGTATTGGGCAATCGCATAGTGAGCACAAGCACGAATAACAGGACCAAAACAAAAGGCTGGCATTGCTCAGCCTTTTGTTTTGCAACCCGTATGCGGTATTTCTATAAAATTACGCTGTATCAAGCCAAAATCAGCAAAAAAATCACCTCGTTTGCTTGAGCTTGGCGTGCAGTCAGCGTACCATATAAACAGTTCTTGCCCTGCCTTGAAACGCCCAATTGCAATGGCCGGCGCTACAGCACTCCTTAAAAGGACGCTGAAGCTGTTCGGAGTTTCAACTTGTAGAACGTTTTAAACGAACCATGAAAGCCAGAACCTTAATTTTCCTGTCGATCCTTTTTCTCGTGTTGCTTATTGCCGCGATCAACTGGACCGTCTTCACGACCCCTGTCCCATTAAATTTGCTGTTCACCACGGTTAATGTGCCTATTGGCCTCTCCATGTTGATGGTGATCGGGGTACTCAGTTTTCTATACCTGTTTTTTGTGTGGAAAACCCAGACGAGTGCGTTTTTCGAGAGCCGACGCAAAAATACAGAAGTGGAAAAAGCCCGCAAGTTGGCAGACAGCGAAGAGGAATCGCGGGTCAGCATGCTGAAGAAACTGGTTGAGGAAGAAATGAAAGGGGTCAATTCGAAGTTGGATCAGCTGATGGGCCAACTGAATGTAGAAGCATCACCACCGGAAGAT
This window contains:
- a CDS encoding LapA family protein, with the translated sequence MKARTLIFLSILFLVLLIAAINWTVFTTPVPLNLLFTTVNVPIGLSMLMVIGVLSFLYLFFVWKTQTSAFFESRRKNTEVEKARKLADSEEESRVSMLKKLVEEEMKGVNSKLDQLMGQLNVEASPPEDESVVEKMGDSLKNIGKKIKESI